A window from Salvelinus sp. IW2-2015 linkage group LG5, ASM291031v2, whole genome shotgun sequence encodes these proteins:
- the LOC111963785 gene encoding phosphatidylinositol 4-phosphate 5-kinase-like protein 1 yields MSQTEMEMSAGPAGGTQRTGTVKRKMWGGLRQQWKLLGLFEIDQQHEFYSLTSMMKEGLSAAVQNTIDNPPPDELSEDDYRLEVTQIHKDFRMETFAGPVFASLRRSLGMTEKEYQHSLSDDGSYLQFISNSKSKADFFLTNDKRFFLKTQNKREVQFLLSNLRIYMEHLEKYPHSLLVKFLGVHRIKIPHRRKKYFIVMQSVFYPDDRIHARYDIKGCEVSRWTDPAPEGSQVIVVLKDLNFEGQYITLDQHRPWLLRQVEIDTSFLQRLNVLDYSLLVAHQPLHQDERHQCLSFATLIMRTKKSVITCSSPTHAGMPTVPGAVPEEDSALLVSEMDGGTGSCRVTESRVGSDLGSAPSGRPCTEQPVGTVTDSMELRDFQAQNRRLLPNFRNPLHVIDGPEHRYFVGIIDIFTVYSFKKRLEYWWKRLRHPGQAFSTVSPPAYCHRLCQWVQDHTR; encoded by the exons ATGAGCCAAACTGAG ATGGAGATGTCTGCGGGTCCAGCGGGGGGCACGCAGAGGACTGGTACGGTGAAGAGGAAGATGTGGGGGGGCCTGAGGCAGCAGTGGAAGCTACTGGGCCTGTTTGAGATTGACCAGCAGCACGAGTTCTACAGCCTCACCTCTATGATGAAGGAAGGCCTCTCTGCAGCCGTACAGAACACCATCGACAACCCACCACCG GATGAATTGTCAGAAGATGACTACAGATTGGAGGTCACTCAAATACATAAG GACTTCAGAATGGAGACGTTTGCAGGGCCAGTGTTTGCCAGCTTGCGTCGCTCCCTGGGGATGACAGAAAAGGAGTATCAGCACTCTCTCTCCGACGACGGTTCCTACCTGCAGTTCATCAGCAACTCCAAAAGCAAGGCCGACTTCTTTCTCAC GAACGATAAGCGGTTCTTTCTGAAGACCCAGAACAAGAGGGAGGTGCAATTCCTCCTGTCCAACCTAAGAATCTACATGGAGCACCTAGAGAAGTATCCTCATTCACTGCTGGTCAAGTTCTTAG GTGTCCACAGGATCAAAATCCCGCATAGGAGGAAG AAGTACTTTATTGTAATGCAGAGTGTTTTTTACCCTGACGATCGAATCCATGCCAG GTATGACATCAAGGGTTGTGAGGTGAGCCGGTGGACAGACCCAGCCCCAGAGGGAAGTCAGGTTATCGTTGTCCTCAAGGACTTGAACTTCGAGGGCCAGTACATCACTCTGG ACCAGCACCGTCCATGGCTGCTCCGGCAGGTGGAGATTGACACGTCGTTCCTGCAGAGACTCAATGTGCTGGACTACAGCCTCCTGGTGGCTCATCAGCCCCTGCACCAGGATGAACGCCACCAGTGCCTGTCCTTCGCCACCCTTATCATGCGCACTAAAAA GTCAGTGATCACATGCTCAAGCCCCACCCATGCGGGCATGCCCACAGTTCCGGGGGCGGTCCCAGAGGAAGATTCCGCCCTGTTGGTATCAGAGATGGACGGCGGGACAGGAAGTTGCAGAGTTACTGAGTCACGGGTAGGAAGTGACCTGGGCAGTGCCCCTTCCGGGAGACCCTGTACTGAGCAGCCGGTAGGAACGGTCACGGATTCGATGGAACTGCGAGACTTCCAGGCCCAGAACCGCCGGCTGCTGCCCAACTTCAGAAACCCACTGCACGTCATTGACGGACCGGAGCATCGCTACTTTGTGGGCATCATYGACATCTTCACTGTCTACAGCTTCAAGAAGAGGTTGGAGTATTGGTGGAAGAGACTGCGGCACCCAGGGCAGGCCTTCTCCACCGTCAGCCCCCCAGCTTACTGCCATAGGCTCTGCCAGTGGGTACAGGACCACACCAGGTAG